In Phlebotomus papatasi isolate M1 chromosome 1, Ppap_2.1, whole genome shotgun sequence, the following proteins share a genomic window:
- the LOC129809960 gene encoding transmembrane protein 181 isoform X1, translating to MDSMGLGYSYHLPSGGFFQRVRNTLSLAQFSDLFSEFNEYIAPAYHHDRCERSVHMRLYSMNKREFVMVFMAFFACFGLGIFIGLAGPPITTTTEITATSILPNASAMENKLIMATGPFSMRSPLMTMYAQQLWLIAQIFTDNRDDEAYDKSFQVSLSIDGLTADHKPVPILYGESVKNRTRHLVCERNTCEEFTVLHLGFLDYAHYIVTIRFSGLESVHRRYNIKQIKFFFKTYNPAFTQIEIWFRFIFLLFTFIVTCWYAHTLRKYSANQWSIEQKWISVLLPLLLLYDNPLFPLIFLMNSWLPGMVDAVFQATFLCALLMFWLCMYHSLRQNERRILTFYVPKLIVVAPIWLCAIVLATWEKCNELRDPTYSHFVDTGNYSSFKIFFYLAGGVYILYLGLLILRAYSELRSMPYFDMRLKFLTLLMLFVVSISLTVTMYRFGFGILQDNFMATLKTTYKSSAQFMCFYGLLNFYLFTMAYVYSPHDRPVHGKFDTGIFISRIPQNTLISEPAITKDNPAFSMINDSDEDVIYGSDDDSRRPLNSAGGKGNDYDSD from the exons ATGGACTCAATGGGCTTGGGCTATTCCTACCACCTTCCATCTGGTGGATTTTTTCAGCGTGTCCGGAACACTCTGTCCCTGGCACAATTCAGTGATCTCTTCAGTGAGTTCAATGAATATATCGCACCGGCATATCATCATGATCGCTGCGAAAGATCTGTCCACATGCGCCTCTATTCCATGAACAAGCGAGAGTTTGTGATGGTCTTTATGGCTTTCTTTGCCTGCTTCGGATTGGGCATTTTTATTGGATTGGCAGGACCACCAATAACAACAACCACCGAAATCACAGCCACTTCCATCCTTCCCAATGCTTCAGCCATGGAGAATAAGCTCATCATGGCCACTGGACCTTTTAGCATGCGAAGTCCCCTCATGACAATGTACGCCCAACAATTGTGGCTCATTGCACAAATCTTCACGGACAACAGAGACGACGAAGCTTACGACAAAAGCTTCCAAGTCAGCCTCTCCATCGACGGACTCACAGCAGATCACAAACCTGTGCCCATTCTCTACGGCGAGAGCGTGAAAAACAG GACGAGACATTTGGTTTGCGAACGCAACACTTGCGAAGAGTTCACAGTTCTCCATTTGGGCTTTTTGGACTACGCTCACTACATCGTTACCATCAGATTCTCGGGCTTGGAGTCAGTTCATCGGAGGTACAACATTAAACAAATTAAGTTTTTT TTCAAAACGTACAATCCAGCATTCACTCAGATTGAGATTTGGTTCAGATTCATCTTCCTGCTTTTCACCTTCATCGTTACG TGCTGGTACGCCCATACCCTGAGAAAGTATTCAGCAAATCAATGGTCAATTGAGCAGAAATGGATTTCCGTACTgcttcctcttcttcttctttacgata ATCCTCTCTTTCCGCTCATCTTTCTGATGAACTCTTGGCTTCCGGGAATGGTAGATGCTGTCTTTCAGGCTACTTTCCTCTGTGCTCTACTTATGTTCTGGCTGTGCATGTATCACAGTCTGAGGCAGAATGAGCGTCGTATCCTGACATTCTACGTGCCCAAGTTGATCGTTGTGGCGCCCATTTGGCTCTGTGCCATTGTCCTGGCCACTTGGGAGAAATGCAATGAATTGAGGGATCCAACATACAGTCACTTTGTCGATACGGGCAATTACTCTTCCTTCAAGATCTTCTTCTATCTGGCAGGAGGTGTCTACATTCTGTACTTGGGCCTCTTGATACTCAGGGCTTACAGTGAATTACGTTCAATGCCGTACTTCGATATGCGTTTGAAATTTCTAACTCTCCTGATGCTCTTTGTCGTTAGTATTTCGTTAACTGTAACTATGTATCGTTTTGGATTTGGTATCCTGCAGGATAATTTTATGGCCACCTTGAAGACAACTTACAAGAGTTCAGCACAATTTATGTGCTTCTATGGACTCCTCAACTTCTACCTCTTTACAATGGCTTATGTTTATTCGCCTCATGATCGTCCTGTTCATGGTAAATTTGATACAGGAATATTTATCAGTAGAATACCTCAAAATACTTTAATTTCAGAACCTGCCATCACGAAGGACAATCCAGCCTTCTCCATGATCAATGATTCTGACGAGGATGTCATCTACGGATCAGATGATGACAGCAGGAGACCTCTGAATTCAGCCGGTGGCAAAGGAAATGACTATGATAGTGACTAA
- the LOC129809957 gene encoding pre-mRNA-processing factor 17 → MSSLACLQSYGSASDTDSDAEDPKELVVTEKPVGGGEYSLAKSIEICANPSVIPVRDADVSRVVDPGVKELEYNPKYEELFAPVKGPENPFLTDQMRATKNMLCGFVEKAHISAFQFENQRRTFHTFGYALDPSVDGEGCDGQSYVGDLQAAYDTDGKTVFEPATLPTSQSKRKRNRNDNPEDVNGFLGPWGKFEDEKTVAVPTEQEKAELEELLSKKHKRGKLLEEKPVEEKSVLHIKDAIDYQGRSFLHAPHDVGVNLRSDAPPSQCFLPKAHIHTWQGHTKGIAAIRLFPRTGHLLLSASMDTRVKLWEVYGERRCVQTYSGHRQAVRDICFNNKGTQFLSAAYDRYIKLWDTETGQVVSRFTSRKIPFCVKFYPDNNKQYLFVAGTSDKKIICWDTRSGEIVQEYDRHLGAVNSITFVDGNRRFVTTSDDKSLRVWEWDIPVDMKYIADPTMHSMPSVTLSPNNKWLACQSLDNKIVIFSALNRFKMNRKKTFTGHMVAGYACSLDFSPDMSFLVSGDGDGKAYIWDWRTTKLYKKWKAHDGVCINCLWHPHEPSKLITAGWDGLIKYWD, encoded by the exons ATGTCGAGTTTAGCTTGTCTTCAGAGCTATGGAAGTGCTAGTGATACAGATTCTGATGCAGAAGATCCCAAAGAACTCGTGGTGACTGAAAAACCCGTAGGTGGTGGTGAATATTCCCTGGCAAAGTCCATTGAAATCTGTGCAAATCCAAGCGTGATTCCCGTG AGGGATGCCGATGTGTCGAGAGTAGTGGATCCGGGTGTGAAAGAGCTGGAATATAACCCAAAATATGAAGAATTGTTTGCACCTGTCAAAGGTCCGGAAAATCCCTTCCTGACTGACCAGATGAGAGCCACGAAGAACATGCTTTGTGGCTTTGTGGAGAAGGCTCATATCAGTGCATTTCAGTTTGAGAATCAACGACGGACTTTCCATACTTTTGGCTATGCGCTGGATCCCTCAGTCGATGGGGAAGGCTGCGATGGCCAGAGTTACGTTGGTGACCTCCAGGCAGCCTATGACACAGACGGGAAGACTGTCTTTGAGCCTGCCACCTTGCCAACGAGTCAGAGTAAGCGGAAGAGGAATAGAAATGACAATCCGGAAGATGTTAATGGCTTTCTCGGGCCTTGGGGGAAGTTTGAGGATGAGAAAACCGTTGCAGTGCCCACGGAACAGGAGAAAGCAGAACTCGAGGAATTACTCTCAAAGAAGCACAAGCGCGGGAAGTTGCTGGAGGAAAAGCCCGTGGAGGAGAAATCTGTGCTTCACATCAAGGATGCCATCGATTATCAGGGACGCTCCTTCCTGCACGCTCCTCACGATGTCGGCGTCAATCTACGTTCAGATGCTCCTCCGTCGCAGTGCTTCCTGCCCAAGGCACACATCCACACGTGGCAGGGACATACAAAGGGCATAGCTGCCATCAGACTCTTCCCAAGAACTGGACATCTCCTTCTATCTGCCAGCATGGACACCCGTGTCAAACTCTGGGAAGTCTACGGAGAGAGACGCTGCGTGCAGACCTACTCGGGCCATCGGCAAGCCGTCAGGGATATCTGCTTCAACAACAAAGGAACTCAATTCCTCTCAGCAGCATACGATCGCTACATCAAACTCTGGGACACGGAAACTGGCCAAGTGGTGTCACGATTCACCTCCAGAAAGATCCCATTCTGTGTCAAATTCTATCCGGACAACAACAAACAGTACCTCTTTGTGGCTGGCACTTCGGACAAGAAGATCATTTGCTGGGACACTCGAAGTGGCGAAATTGTCCAGGAGTACGATAGACATCTGGGTGCTGTGAATTCCATCACCTTTGTCGATGGGAATCGTCGCTTTGTCACAACTTCCGACGACAAGAGCTTGAGAGTCTGGGAATGGGATATTCCCGTGGACATGAAATACATCGCTGATCCGACGATGCATTCAATGCCTTCAGTCACGCTGTCGCCGAATAACAAGTGGCTGGCCTGCCAGAGCCTGGACAACAAAATTGTCATCTTCTCAGCCCTCAATCGCTTCAAGATGAACAGGAAGAAGACCTTCACGGGCCACATGGTGGCTGGATACGCATGCAGCTTGGACTTTTCGCCGGACATGAG CTTCCTGGTGTCAGGAGATGGCGATGGCAAAGCTTACATTTGGGATTGGAGAACAACAAAATTGTACAAGAAGTGGAAGGCTCATGATGGAGTTTGTATAAATTGTCTGTGGCATCCTCATGAGCCGAGTAAACTCATCACAGCCGGATGGGATGGTCTCATCAAGTATTGGGattaa
- the LOC129809960 gene encoding transmembrane protein 181 isoform X2: protein MDSMGLGYSYHLPSGGFFQRVRNTLSLAQFSDLFSEFNEYIAPAYHHDRCERSVHMRLYSMNKREFVMVFMAFFACFGLGIFIGLAGPPITTTTEITATSILPNASAMENKLIMATGPFSMRSPLMTMYAQQLWLIAQIFTDNRDDEAYDKSFQVSLSIDGLTADHKPVPILYGESVKNRTRHLVCERNTCEEFTVLHLGFLDYAHYIVTIRFSGLESVHRRYNIKQIKFFFKTYNPAFTQIEIWFRFIFLLFTFIVTCWYAHTLRKYSANQWSIEQKWISVLLPLLLLYDNPLFPLIFLMNSWLPGMVDAVFQATFLCALLMFWLCMYHSLRQNERRILTFYVPKLIVVAPIWLCAIVLATWEKCNELRDPTYSHFVDTGNYSSFKIFFYLAGGVYILYLGLLILRAYSELRSMPYFDMRLKFLTLLMLFVVSISLTVTMYRFGFGILQDNFMATLKTTYKSSAQFMCFYGLLNFYLFTMAYVYSPHDRPVHEPAITKDNPAFSMINDSDEDVIYGSDDDSRRPLNSAGGKGNDYDSD from the exons ATGGACTCAATGGGCTTGGGCTATTCCTACCACCTTCCATCTGGTGGATTTTTTCAGCGTGTCCGGAACACTCTGTCCCTGGCACAATTCAGTGATCTCTTCAGTGAGTTCAATGAATATATCGCACCGGCATATCATCATGATCGCTGCGAAAGATCTGTCCACATGCGCCTCTATTCCATGAACAAGCGAGAGTTTGTGATGGTCTTTATGGCTTTCTTTGCCTGCTTCGGATTGGGCATTTTTATTGGATTGGCAGGACCACCAATAACAACAACCACCGAAATCACAGCCACTTCCATCCTTCCCAATGCTTCAGCCATGGAGAATAAGCTCATCATGGCCACTGGACCTTTTAGCATGCGAAGTCCCCTCATGACAATGTACGCCCAACAATTGTGGCTCATTGCACAAATCTTCACGGACAACAGAGACGACGAAGCTTACGACAAAAGCTTCCAAGTCAGCCTCTCCATCGACGGACTCACAGCAGATCACAAACCTGTGCCCATTCTCTACGGCGAGAGCGTGAAAAACAG GACGAGACATTTGGTTTGCGAACGCAACACTTGCGAAGAGTTCACAGTTCTCCATTTGGGCTTTTTGGACTACGCTCACTACATCGTTACCATCAGATTCTCGGGCTTGGAGTCAGTTCATCGGAGGTACAACATTAAACAAATTAAGTTTTTT TTCAAAACGTACAATCCAGCATTCACTCAGATTGAGATTTGGTTCAGATTCATCTTCCTGCTTTTCACCTTCATCGTTACG TGCTGGTACGCCCATACCCTGAGAAAGTATTCAGCAAATCAATGGTCAATTGAGCAGAAATGGATTTCCGTACTgcttcctcttcttcttctttacgata ATCCTCTCTTTCCGCTCATCTTTCTGATGAACTCTTGGCTTCCGGGAATGGTAGATGCTGTCTTTCAGGCTACTTTCCTCTGTGCTCTACTTATGTTCTGGCTGTGCATGTATCACAGTCTGAGGCAGAATGAGCGTCGTATCCTGACATTCTACGTGCCCAAGTTGATCGTTGTGGCGCCCATTTGGCTCTGTGCCATTGTCCTGGCCACTTGGGAGAAATGCAATGAATTGAGGGATCCAACATACAGTCACTTTGTCGATACGGGCAATTACTCTTCCTTCAAGATCTTCTTCTATCTGGCAGGAGGTGTCTACATTCTGTACTTGGGCCTCTTGATACTCAGGGCTTACAGTGAATTACGTTCAATGCCGTACTTCGATATGCGTTTGAAATTTCTAACTCTCCTGATGCTCTTTGTCGTTAGTATTTCGTTAACTGTAACTATGTATCGTTTTGGATTTGGTATCCTGCAGGATAATTTTATGGCCACCTTGAAGACAACTTACAAGAGTTCAGCACAATTTATGTGCTTCTATGGACTCCTCAACTTCTACCTCTTTACAATGGCTTATGTTTATTCGCCTCATGATCGTCCTGTTCATG AACCTGCCATCACGAAGGACAATCCAGCCTTCTCCATGATCAATGATTCTGACGAGGATGTCATCTACGGATCAGATGATGACAGCAGGAGACCTCTGAATTCAGCCGGTGGCAAAGGAAATGACTATGATAGTGACTAA
- the LOC129809969 gene encoding CDGSH iron-sulfur domain-containing protein 2 homolog produces the protein MAGLLSSLVRETLPNYLSNLPVPDTFGGWFRLGFKDWLSLVPPTAVLAGLGYMSYLAFCPHGRPVPSRQSNQKIRKNEAKVVDTIDIEDIAEKAAFCRCWKSNNWPYCDGSHGGHNKETGDNLGPVVVRKKGN, from the exons ATGGCAGGTCTTTTGTCAAGTTTGGTTAGGGAAACACTCCcgaattatctttcaaatttgCCCGTGCCTGATACTTTTGGAGGATGGTTCCGGCTTGGAT TTAAAGATTGGCTGTCTCTGGTGCCTCCTACGGCCGTCCTGGCCGGCTTAGGGTACATGTCATACTTAGCATTTTGTCCCCATGGACGTCCAGTACCAAGTCGCCAGAGCAATCAAAAGATCCGGAAGAATGAGGCAAAAGTCGTGGATACGATTGATATTGAAGACATTGCCGAAAAGGCAGCCTTCTGTCGGTGCTGGAAGTCCAATAAT TGGCCTTACTGTGACGGTTCCCACGGGGGACACAACAAGGAAACAGGTGATAATCTAGGTCCAGTGGTTGTTCGGAAGAAAGGCAACTAA